The Flavobacterium psychrotrophum region ATTTATCTGCTCACCCAATAATCCTACGGGCAATAACCTTAATAATATTGAAACCATCCTGCAAAATTTCAACGGTATTGTAGTGGTAGATGAAGCCTATATCGACTTTAGCGAGAATGAATCGCTCAGTCAAAAAATAGCGCAATATCCTAATCTTGTGGTATTGCAAACTCTAAGCAAAGCCTGGGGATTGGCGGCAGCCAGGATTGGGCTTGCATTGGCAGACGCTAATATTATCAGCCTGTTTAATAAAGTAAAGCCTCCGTATAATGTAAGCAGGCTCAACTATGAAGCGGCCATAGCGGCACTTGGTCAGCCAAAAGTATTTGAACAGCAAAAACAACTGCTGTTGCAACAACGGACTGTTTTACAGCAAGAATTAATAAACCTGCCATTTGTAACGAATGTATACCCGTCTAACGCTAACTTTTTACTGGTAGCCGTAACCGATGCTAGCGGTATTTATAACCGCCTTGTAGAAAAGGGGATCATACTGCGCAACCGCAACAGCGTTATAGCCAACTGCATTCGCATTACCATTGGCACACCCGAAGAAAATGAACTACTGCTAACCACCCTAAAAAACCTGAACCTATGAAAAAAGTATTGTTTATAGACCGCGATGGTACATTGGTTATAGAACCGCCCACAGACCTGCAACTGGACAGTCTGGAAAAACTGGAGTTTTATCCCGGTGTGTTTTCAGGACTTGGAAAAATAGTAAAAGAACTGGATTATGAGCTCGTTATGGTAACCAACCAGGACGGGTTGGGAACTGATTCTTTTCCTGAAGATACCTTTTGGCCTGCCCAGGACAAAATAGTAAAAGCTTTTGAAAACGAAGGCATCCGCTTTTCTGAAATAATTGTTGACCGCAGCTTTCCACATGAGAATTTGCCAACTCGAAAACCAGGAACCGGCCTGCTTACGCACTACCTTAAAGGTAATTATGATCTTGCCAACAGCTTTGTAATAGGCGACCGTGCTACCGATGTGCAGCTGGCGGTGAACCTGGGCAGTCAGTCGATATTTATTGGCGATGATTGTAAAGGGGCGACGATATGTACCAAAAGTTGGGAAGAAATTTACAGCTACCTGAAACAAATTCCGCGTACCGGTACCGTAGTTCGAAAAACGAATGAAACCAATATTGCTGTTACCGTCAACCTTGACAATAACAGTAACAGCAGCATAAGCACCGGGCTGGCATTTTTTGACCACATGCTCGATCAACTTTCCCGCCACGGGGGCATTGGTCTTGACATTCAGGTTGATGGCGACCTTGAGGTAGACGAGCACCATACTATTGAAGATACGGCATTGGCACTGGGCGAGGCTTTCTTAAAAGCATTAGGCAGTAAAAAAGGCATAGAGCGTTACGGCTTTTTATTGCCTATGGACGACTGCCTTTCTCAGGTGGCTATCGACTTTGGCGGAAGGCCATGGTTGGTATGGGATGCCGATTTTAAGCGTGAAAAAATAGGGGAGATGCCTACCGAGATGTTCCTGCACTTTTTTAAATCGTTTAGCGATACGGCTAAATGCAACCTGAATATAAAATCTGAAGGCACAAACGAGCACCACAAGATAGAGTCGATTTTTAAGGCATTTGCCAAAGCCATAAAAATGGCGGTAAAACAAACCGATAATTATGCAATACCCAGCACAAAAGGCACATTATGATAGCCATTATTAAATACAATGCAGGCAATACCGCATCGGTAGAAAATGCAGTAAGGAGGTTGGATTACAACTGTGTAGTAACCGATGATGCGATACAGTTGCAGGGGGCAGATAAGGTTATATTTCCGGGTGTGGGTCATGCGGCTCCGGCTATGGCATACCTTAAAGATAAGGGGTTGGACAGCCTTATTAAAAACCTTAAGCAGCCGGTATTGGGTATTTGCCTGGGTATGCAGCTGATGTGCAACTATACTGAGGAGGGGAACACGAATGGCCTTGGTATTTTTGATACCGGGGTAGTTAAATTTCCTCCTGAAGACAAGGTACCGCACATGGGGTGGAACACGGTAGAACACCTTGATAATATATTGTTTAATGGTATTGCGTTGAATACCGACCTGTATTTTGTACACAGTTATTACGCAGGGCTTTGCGATGCTACAGTGGGCGTATGCCAATACATTGTGCCGTTTAGTGCCGCACTGCAAAAAGACAACTTTTATGCAGTGCAGTTTCACCCGGAAAAGTCAGGAAAAACAGGAGAACAATTCCTTAAAAACTTTTTGCAATTATGAAGATCATCCCAGCCATAGATATTATAAACGGGCAATGCGTGCGCCTTACACAAGGCGACTATGCCCAACAAAAAACATACAACAGCGACCCACTAGCTGTAGCCAGAACATTTGAAGATGCCGGGTTAAAATATTTGCATCTTGTAGACCTGGATGGCGCTAAGGGCGGACGAATTATTAACCAAAAGGTACTTGAAGCCATTGCAACCAAAACAAGCCTGATAGTAGATTTTGGCGGTGGTATTAAAACGGATGCCGATATTGCCTTAGCATTTGATTGTGGCGCGCAGCAGGTTACGGTAGGCAGCATTGCGGTGAAAAATGCTGAAAAGGTAGGGCAATGGCTTGAAAAATACGGGCCTGAAAAGATTATCCTGGGTGCCGATTGTAAAGACCGAAAAATAGCTGTTAGCGGATGGCAGGAGGAGAGTAAGCGGGATGTAATTGAGTTTATAAAAGATTATAATGCGAAAGGCATTATTGATGTGGTGTGTACCGATATTAGTAAAGACGGTATGCTTGCCGGGCCATCGTTTGAACTATATAAAGAGATCATAGCTAAAGCTGCTGTCAACCTCATTGCCAGTGGCGGCGTAACCACCATTGACGATATTGTTGCCCTTAAAGCTATGGGATGTACAGGTGCTATAATTGGCAAAGCTATTTATGAGGGTACCATTACCTTAAAACAACTGAAAGACCTATGCTAAAGAAACGTATTATACCCTGCCTTGATATTAAAGATGGGCGCGTAGTTAAAGGAGTCAACTTTCTGGGACTTGCCGATGCAGGCGACCCGGTAGCACTCGCTGCCCGATATGCTGCTGAGGGTGCCGACGAACTGGTGTTCCTGGATATTGCCGCGACTATTGAAAAACGTAAAACCCTTTCAGCACTTGTAACCCAGGTGGCTGCTACCATAAATATACCTTTTACCGTGGGGGGAGGTATTAACACTGCAGCCGATGCAGAATACCTGGTGCGCAGCGGTGCTGATAAGGTAAGTGTTAATTCGTCGGCTGTTAAGAACCCGAAACTGATAAGTGAAATTAGTAATAATCTGGGCTGCCAGGCGGTAGTTGTTGCTATAGATGCTAAAAAGGTAGACAACGCCTGGGAGGTATTTATTAACGGCGGCAACACAGCTACGGGCGTACTTGTAACCGACTGGGCTAAGCAGGCTGAGCAGTTGGGCGCGGGAGAAATACTACTTACATCTATGGATAAAGACGGTACTAAAAGCGGTTTTGCAGTTGAATTGCTTAACCAGGTTTGTGCGGTTACAAGCCTGCCGGTAATAGCATCGGGTGGCGCAGGCAGCAAAGAGCATTTTAGAGACGTCTTTACCCATACCGGCGTTGGGGCTGCCTTGGCGGCAAGCCTTTTTCATTATGGTGAGCTGGGCATACAGGAACTTAAAGATTATTTAAAACAACAAAACATACCCATACGATGAACCCTGATTTTAATAAAACAAACGGATTGCTACCCGCTATAATACAGGATGCAATTTCGCAACAGGTGCTGATGCTTGGCTACATGAACGAAGAGGCTTTAGAAAAAACTAAAGCCGATGGCCGGGTTACGTTCTTTAGCCGCAGTAAAAACAGGCTTTGGACAAAAGGAGAAACATCTGGTAATTACCTGAAAGTACAAGAAATTAAAATGGACTGCGATAACGATACGCTGCTTATTTCTGCGCTACCACTGGGTCCGGTGTGCCATACAGGTACGCAAAGCTGTTTTGGTGAAACCGATGCAAAGGGCTTTTTGTACAAATTAGAACAAACCATTGCCGACAGGATTACCGCTGATGATCCTGACTCTTATGTGAGTACATTATTAAAGAGAGGAATCAATAAAGTGGCCCAAAAAGTGGGTGAGGAGGCTGTAGAGTTGGTTATTGAAGCAAAAGATAATAATGATGATTTGTTTAAAAATGAAGCTGCAGATTTGCTCTTCCACTTCCTTATGCTGTTAAAGGCTAAAGGTTTTGGACTGGAAGATATTGAAAAGGTATTGGCAGCACGCCAAAAGTAATGTTTCACGACACAGGTTCAATTAGTCTCTTTACAGAGCATACACAACAACTTTAACATAGTCGTTTTAGATAATTGATGTAATAAACACGGGGAATTTGGTGTTTTGTAGTAAATTACGCCATTAATACCATTTCCCCTTTTTCTGATGAAAATAAAAAAAATACTAAAGCGGCTATCAATCACTATTGGTGTGCTTTTGGTTCTTGTGTTAATAACAATAAGCATTGCGCTTAACTTTGTTTTTACACCCGAAAAAATAACCCCTACCGTTACCGACCTCCTGAATGAAAACCTTGATGCTAAGGTATCGTGCGAGCGTATAGAGCTTACGTTTTTTTCATCATTCCCTCATTTTGGCGTAAAGCTTACAAACGGCAATGTGGTAACGGCATCAATAAAAGGGCGTAAAAACGATACCCTGGCACAGTTTGATATGTGCAGGGCTTCTTTTAATATCGACAAGC contains the following coding sequences:
- the hisC gene encoding histidinol-phosphate transaminase is translated as MFDLSKIVRPNIRVLQPYSSARDEFKGTAAVYLDANENPFGTLNRYPDPLQKQLKASLSEIKAVDTQNIFVDNGSDEAIDLCFRIFCEPGKDRALTFTPTYGMYKVSADINNVVLDEVPLDDNFQIDIEKTLPLLEDERLKLIFICSPNNPTGNNLNNIETILQNFNGIVVVDEAYIDFSENESLSQKIAQYPNLVVLQTLSKAWGLAAARIGLALADANIISLFNKVKPPYNVSRLNYEAAIAALGQPKVFEQQKQLLLQQRTVLQQELINLPFVTNVYPSNANFLLVAVTDASGIYNRLVEKGIILRNRNSVIANCIRITIGTPEENELLLTTLKNLNL
- the hisB gene encoding bifunctional histidinol-phosphatase/imidazoleglycerol-phosphate dehydratase HisB, which translates into the protein MKKVLFIDRDGTLVIEPPTDLQLDSLEKLEFYPGVFSGLGKIVKELDYELVMVTNQDGLGTDSFPEDTFWPAQDKIVKAFENEGIRFSEIIVDRSFPHENLPTRKPGTGLLTHYLKGNYDLANSFVIGDRATDVQLAVNLGSQSIFIGDDCKGATICTKSWEEIYSYLKQIPRTGTVVRKTNETNIAVTVNLDNNSNSSISTGLAFFDHMLDQLSRHGGIGLDIQVDGDLEVDEHHTIEDTALALGEAFLKALGSKKGIERYGFLLPMDDCLSQVAIDFGGRPWLVWDADFKREKIGEMPTEMFLHFFKSFSDTAKCNLNIKSEGTNEHHKIESIFKAFAKAIKMAVKQTDNYAIPSTKGTL
- the hisH gene encoding imidazole glycerol phosphate synthase subunit HisH, yielding MIAIIKYNAGNTASVENAVRRLDYNCVVTDDAIQLQGADKVIFPGVGHAAPAMAYLKDKGLDSLIKNLKQPVLGICLGMQLMCNYTEEGNTNGLGIFDTGVVKFPPEDKVPHMGWNTVEHLDNILFNGIALNTDLYFVHSYYAGLCDATVGVCQYIVPFSAALQKDNFYAVQFHPEKSGKTGEQFLKNFLQL
- the hisA gene encoding 1-(5-phosphoribosyl)-5-[(5-phosphoribosylamino)methylideneamino]imidazole-4-carboxamide isomerase, whose product is MKIIPAIDIINGQCVRLTQGDYAQQKTYNSDPLAVARTFEDAGLKYLHLVDLDGAKGGRIINQKVLEAIATKTSLIVDFGGGIKTDADIALAFDCGAQQVTVGSIAVKNAEKVGQWLEKYGPEKIILGADCKDRKIAVSGWQEESKRDVIEFIKDYNAKGIIDVVCTDISKDGMLAGPSFELYKEIIAKAAVNLIASGGVTTIDDIVALKAMGCTGAIIGKAIYEGTITLKQLKDLC
- the hisF gene encoding imidazole glycerol phosphate synthase subunit HisF; the protein is MLKKRIIPCLDIKDGRVVKGVNFLGLADAGDPVALAARYAAEGADELVFLDIAATIEKRKTLSALVTQVAATINIPFTVGGGINTAADAEYLVRSGADKVSVNSSAVKNPKLISEISNNLGCQAVVVAIDAKKVDNAWEVFINGGNTATGVLVTDWAKQAEQLGAGEILLTSMDKDGTKSGFAVELLNQVCAVTSLPVIASGGAGSKEHFRDVFTHTGVGAALAASLFHYGELGIQELKDYLKQQNIPIR
- the hisIE gene encoding bifunctional phosphoribosyl-AMP cyclohydrolase/phosphoribosyl-ATP diphosphatase HisIE yields the protein MNPDFNKTNGLLPAIIQDAISQQVLMLGYMNEEALEKTKADGRVTFFSRSKNRLWTKGETSGNYLKVQEIKMDCDNDTLLISALPLGPVCHTGTQSCFGETDAKGFLYKLEQTIADRITADDPDSYVSTLLKRGINKVAQKVGEEAVELVIEAKDNNDDLFKNEAADLLFHFLMLLKAKGFGLEDIEKVLAARQK